GAGGAAACTATATCTACCTGTGGGTGAAGAGAGAGAAGCCGAGCTACATCAGTGAGATCACGGCAACTGTTGACTTCAATTCTGACAAGCAAAAGTTTGATCTTGGCTTCACTCGTGTGGATGAAAACACCAATCGTGGTGCTGGTGGAAACAGTATCTACCTTTGGTATCGGCGCACAACTGATAAAAGCAAAGCTCTCACTGCTCTTAATGTATCCACCGACTTCCAGGACAACGTAAGGCTTCAGAATGAAGACTTCAAAAAGGTTGGTGTTAATCTGAATGGCGGAACCACTGGAAACGATGTCTACGCGTGGTACCTGAACAAAGGATGTGAATCGCAGATCAAAGTCATGGTTCTACTGATCAACCCTAACGCCTGGCCGGTGTATCAGAAAGCTGGTGTCAACTTCGTTGACAAAAATCTCAACGAGGGCAACAAAGGCCAGGCAATGTACATAGCATACCAATAGTGCTGTAGCTTAAATAATCAAATTGGTGCCACTATATGGCAACTATAAGCAATTATTGAAAATCATAAAACATGACTTAAAAGCATATTGTCATTGAGGCTTTTGTAATACACTCAACCACACACACTTCAACTGGCTTTTGTGATTTtgttataatgcattatgaaATAAAGGCTTTTTTAACCACAACAAATGTTTGGTGgtttttatgtttgtctttaGAACATACAATGTCTAGCAATATACATTGTTCGATCAAAATATGCGCATATTTCAGGGTCATAATGCTCAAGGAAAAAAAGGTGAATCTTCTCTTCTATTAATATATTAGCTGCTTTTGTTGTTTACTATAAGACCAAGTGCTTAGATACTAATTATATTCCTAATTCATATATGGTTACAGATGAAGTGCAAATGTAAaaggtacatttttttttctttctgatgcCCATTAGTCACTTGACCCTACCTTGTGCCATACTGACTGTAAGTGTACTGTGAGCCACTTTGGATATAAAATatctacaaagaaaaaatatactCATATAACTCACATAATTTGTCAGGTCATTGCCTGTTATGTCCACTAAGTGGAGTAATCACTTTACTTTTGAGTTCATGTCTCCATGATAAGAACAAAACATGCAAGTCAGTCCTGTCAATCTAAAAAGAGTCAGAAAGTTACAAAGAGCAGCacaggtatatatatatatatatatatatatagtatgatatgctattataaaacattttataatagtcacacacacattgtgttttcatgttttgtaGGGACATTCCATAGATTCCCTACATCTAAACCATCACAGAAAATTTTcagcatttttagattttcaaaaacatcaCTTAGTTTGATTTAtgagctgttttcctcatggggaccaaaaaacgTCCCCAGAAAGACAAGAATTTTGGATATTGCCATCTTCGTGGGGACATTTTGTCTCCGTAATGTAGGGTacatacctgaaccacacagAAATAAAACGTAATTCAGTCCTGGTCACCCATATTCTGCTGCTggcattttctattttaatcgCAACATGCTCTCTTTTTCTCGTCCCCAAGAGAAATATACACCTTTTGTTGAAGTCTCTGTACCCTTATGTAACAGGCTCATGACCTGGTTTTTTAAAGCATCTTCTGTGCAGCTGCTGCTGTTGGGGAGTTGTTCAAAGTGGAATTTCCTGCCATTTTGCAGTGTTTTCTCAGTATGTCTGAGATCAGATTGGCAGCTGTCCTGCTGTGCTCGGGACAGATAAGAAAAGTCTTCAGACAGCAATCAGCTGCAGGTTATAGCACAAAACAATGGTGAAATCACCACAGTAATGTGAAGCAGTGATACTGTCTATAGTGTCTTATGTGGGGCTGCTGAGGCAAATAAGGGCAAGTACTGTATGTATTTCTTTCATAGAATCTTATCAAGCAAActaaaattctcattttatcaAGTTTGCGCTCATGTGACAACTACTCGTCCAGAAAAGCAGGATGGTATAGTTCACATACTGGAATCTTGTCTGATTAAAACAGAAATTCTAAGCAATAAGCAGATAGAGTTGCACGAAAAAATAGCAGTTTACGGTGATGATGCTCTTGCAACTTTTTTTAATCATCATTGTAATTTGAATCTGCCTCATCAGATGCTTTCCAACAGAAAACATTTACTTCATAAACCATGGAGTGAAACAAAACAAGTTTTTGCTTTCAGTTTGCGATTATCAGGTGTGGGAAATTTTATCTAAGTATGTGTACCTGCAGACTATGAGGGATGCCACAGTGAGGTTATGCAGATATCTCTGGGTTGTTTGCCACTTGTTGGATAACATCTCACACTGTTGTTTTTACACCTGGAATTGAAAGACATTGGATTAACACATAGCAATAGCAGTTATGTACTGCATTTGACAGTGTGTTGATGTGATATAGTGCCGATTTCCTTAGTGAAGATGGGAAAGGCTGAAAGTAAAAAAGGGCAAGGGGTTGAAAAATTAATCAGCGATACACTGAAGCAAGGGCCTCAGTTTAGCAAAGCCAACTAACAGAGAAGTATACGCTAGCTGACAAAGCAGAAGAGGCATGTGTGATTGGTGTTTGTGTTGGATATGCTTGGAAATCCTCCAGTGTTGCATTTTTCCAGCATTTGTCAGCACAGGGCAAGTGTGGGTTTCTCTGGTAAAGTCATCAGGGTGAAACCACGGGAGATTTCGAATATTGTCCTGACCAGgtaatgtttttgtgtgtgagagTTCATCTAGGCATGATCTGAAAGCAAAACAGAATAAAACTTGCTTTCATTTACAATATATCTTGTTTTGTTTAAGCTCCCAAAACTTTTCTCTATTCAAAATCACAGTATCAgctaacataaaaaatattttcatgatttgttatgacaacattttttcttttgtccaatcaacttaaaggtgccttgattcaaaaattgaatttacattggcatagttgaataacaagagttcagtacagggaaatgacatacagtgagtctcaaactccattgtttcctccttcttatataaatctcatttgtttaaaagacctccgaataacaggcgaatctcaacataacactgactgttacgtaacagtcgggatcattaatatcccaatatttgcatatgccatgtTCCCAATattatgaaagggattacatgtctggatctgcacaggtgaatcatcagactaggtaagcaagcaagaacaatagtgaaaaatggcagatggagcaataataactgacatgatccatgatatcatgatatttttagtgatatttgtaaattgtctttataaacgtttcattagcatgttgctaatgtactgttaaatgtggttaaagttaccatcgttttttactgtattcacggagacaagagccgtcgctattttcattattaaacacttgcagtctgtataattcataaacaacttcattctttataaatctctccaacagtgtagcattagccgttagccacggagcactatcaaactcaatgtaaacatcaaaataaacactgtacttacgcgattagacatgctgcacgaggaacactttgtaaagatccattttgagggttatattagcggtgtgaactttttttatgttgtttaaggcaagcgcgagctcttggggtgtggagcaccagatttaaaggggccgtgtaCCCTGAATCgactcatttataatgatgccccaaaataggcagttaaaaaaatgaattaaaaaagctgaaacttcacagacacattcaggggacatcttagacttatattacatctttttaaaaaaagttctagggcacctttaaataattaatgtggttcagataacataatactttgggtttctgttgattaaaccaatcgctcAATATATTAATTTCAAGGGACAACCAGGTAACTTAATTTTTTAAGGTAAAActaacaattcttttttacattgtagtttttattttagattttccccattacaataatattatcaaaatgacagtttaatGGGTTAATTCtgttattactcaccctcatgacattctaaacctgtatgactttagtTCATTTTCGAAACACAACTAAAGATATTTTATTCTATATTTTTGTCCCTCCACTaacagctacgcaactgacactttgttGCTTCAAAAAGtccataaagagatcataaaacaaaTTTTAGTTTAGTACAATTTTTCAGAAGagatttatatgatgaacatttatatttatatgatgAATGAATTTAGTATATGTGAATTTTATTAACACAtcgatcagcaaacataaacagaagctcaaacatacttgcttgacgtgcgagaacaaacctcattggttcttggaagctcaaacgtgctgcattaCACACAAGAATgcacctcattggttctcgcatgtcaagcgaacatgcttgagcttctgtttaccacaactgatgtgtgcgttgatgaatgtcagtaaaaaaaaattggactAAACCGATCACTCCATATGGATTAGTTtatgaacttaccctttaagtGTAAAGTTAAGTTGaaaaattaacaaatttcagaatatttacttatttagttTGTCTCCCTTTTACTTTAATGACGGTTGCACTTTTGTAAAACCTGATTAATCTTGAATATTTCTTCTTAATTTTTCTTCatgtttttttaagtgtttcattcatagtgttttttttttctttttttttttttcatttgtttatgaATCCTAAAACCATCTGTCTCAGACTTTTTGGAGTATCAaaagaaatgtataaaaatatactgAATGTTTGAAGAGAGGTGGTGCTTAAGGATCTGGCCTGATAATACAAAGGTCGCAGGTTCAATCCTTGGTAAAGACATAAATGAACTGTGAAATATGCCTTGTTTTTATCTCTGTACCCTTGAGCAAAGCAATTAGAAATGTTATAAAATCCATCTGCTCAATGCCAAGTAGGTTTTCAGCCGTTCTGACAGTTTTACCATCCAACAGTGATGGAAAACACCAAGACTTTGAGAAAAGAATGACAGAATCACATCACTTTCCCTCCTCCATTTCTCCTCAGTGATTagagttttaaaaaaaacctgTCCCACATAAACCCTAGACAATACTCTCTTTTGTGGTTTGGTCAGGCTAGCCCTAAACAATCAACTCAAGTTTTGTTATTTGTTCCTTACTTGTGTTTACACAATCTGACCAGGAATTTATGACCCACTGTACAAGGTCAAAGGTTTTCTAATTGGTTAACCACTTGACCCAGTGGTCACCATCACATTGACATACTTCTTACTTTGTGTATGTTTGTGAGTGCTTGTGCGTTCTTTCAGTGAGTTTGGTCTGTGGGAAGGAGCGTCCACGTCATCTATTACCATTGAAGTCATGACCTTGTACCCCTGAGACATTTTGGAATTCGGCACATCCACTGCATGCATTTGTGTATGTGGAAAGAGCTTGAGAAGTGTGCTGTGGGAACTGTCCTCCAGTACAAGCAGCCAAAAAGAACTTCTTATTTTCCTTCCTTGCCTCAGCACAAGGAACATCCACTTCCTGCCTCTCTCCTAGTGCAAACTGCTGTAGTTActgatgtatgtttgtgtgtctgaGTCTCTAGGACGATAAACATCCGCTGTTTATGCATCACCATTCATGAAGAAGCATCAAATACACCAGATAAAAattcacaaacaaaaaaaaagttcttgtcTTAAAtgaaataggctcattttccaaaataggctaattttaccattttcaaatccattcagccgatctccgggtctggcggtaccacttttagcatagcttagcatagttcattgaatctgattagaccgttagcatcgcgcttaaaaatgaccaaagagttttgatatttttcctatttaaaacttgactcttctgtagatACATTGTTTACTAAGACCGACTGAAAATGAAAAgctgtgattttctaggctgatatggctaggaactatactctcattccggcgtaataatcaaggaactttgctgccgtaccatgagtgcagcagtgcaatgatattacgcagcgcctgaaAATAGGCTAACTTCCGTCAACGAAACCAATGGCTGCAACTACACAAATTTAGTGCCGGTCACATTGGAATTTATCTAGCTGGGGACTATTttcaggcgctgcgtaatatcattgcactgctgcactcatggtacggcagcaaagttccttgattattacgctggaatgagagtatagttcctagccatatcagcctagaaaatcgcaacttttcattttccgtcggtcttagtacacgatttaactacagaagagtcaagttttaaataggaaaaatatcaaagctctttggtcatttttgagcgaaaTGCTagcggtctaatcagattcaatgaactatgctaagctatgctaaaagtgctacaaccagacccagagatcggctgaatggattcgaaaacggtaaaactcaactgtttaactctaggggagttggaaaatgagcctattttcaaaaaaagtggcatgttcttttaaag
The window above is part of the Chanodichthys erythropterus isolate Z2021 chromosome 3, ASM2448905v1, whole genome shotgun sequence genome. Proteins encoded here:
- the si:dkey-30j10.5 gene encoding uncharacterized protein si:dkey-30j10.5; the encoded protein is MANGPITKLSVSTTKDDEEILGAQGYQLLNADLNEGTGKNRVFLWYKRECGMRPVTRIQFSFSSEMKAGLVNAGYELVNKDLNAGVGGDHIFLWYFYGNTEFDIPIVNIEVSKDGKEEPALLQDGWERLGCDLNRGAGGNYIYLWVKREKPSYISEITATVDFNSDKQKFDLGFTRVDENTNRGAGGNSIYLWYRRTTDKSKALTALNVSTDFQDNVRLQNEDFKKVGVNLNGGTTGNDVYAWYLNKGCESQIKVMVLLINPNAWPVYQKAGVNFVDKNLNEGNKGQAMYIAYQ